The following proteins are encoded in a genomic region of Planctomycetaceae bacterium:
- a CDS encoding tRNA modification GTPase — translation MPLHPDDTIAAIASPPGAAERGIVRISGPRVADTIRRVFTPDDASLAWAETRLPRRFPGHLILPEVGIPLPAALFYWPTSKSYTGQPMAEFHTIGSPPLLDAVLDRLLESDVRAAHRGEFTMRAFLAGRIDLVQAEAVLGLIEAADHEQFQMALTQLAGGLTGKLASVRDSLVALLGDLEAGLDFVDEDIEFVTRQQVVARLESESSALQALSDDAQSRLPAGYRRRIVLAGLPNAGKSTLFNRLLGKPSAIVSPVAGTTRDFLSSAWVVGRSEVELIDTAGWELTDDPVMRQAQRQRAVQLGESDIVLWCTAADLPDDGLLQDQKARQNAASLSAQLIDVCTRCDLASAAAATVDGISHAVHLSAKTGAGINDLVAALDDALLNDGSPKSELLSSTALRCRESLSGAAAAIRSALAAANAGSGDEIIAIELRGSLHQLAVILGEVYTDDILDHIFSRFCIGK, via the coding sequence ATGCCGCTGCATCCCGACGACACCATTGCCGCGATCGCTTCACCTCCCGGCGCGGCCGAACGAGGAATCGTGCGGATCAGTGGTCCCCGCGTGGCGGATACCATCCGGCGCGTCTTCACGCCGGACGACGCTTCGCTCGCCTGGGCCGAAACCAGGCTGCCGCGTCGGTTTCCCGGTCACCTGATTCTTCCTGAAGTCGGCATTCCGCTGCCCGCCGCGCTGTTCTACTGGCCGACTTCGAAAAGTTACACCGGGCAGCCGATGGCGGAATTCCACACGATCGGATCGCCGCCGCTGCTGGACGCCGTGCTTGATCGGCTCCTGGAAAGTGATGTGCGAGCCGCCCATCGCGGCGAATTCACGATGCGGGCGTTTCTGGCGGGCAGAATCGATCTGGTGCAGGCCGAAGCCGTCCTGGGACTGATCGAAGCGGCCGACCACGAACAGTTTCAAATGGCGCTGACGCAACTGGCCGGCGGGCTGACAGGAAAACTCGCCAGCGTGCGCGACAGCCTGGTGGCGCTGCTGGGGGATTTGGAAGCCGGACTGGACTTTGTCGACGAAGACATCGAATTCGTCACGCGACAGCAAGTCGTTGCTCGCCTGGAATCCGAATCGTCGGCGCTGCAGGCGCTTTCTGACGACGCTCAAAGTCGGCTTCCTGCGGGATACCGCCGTCGAATTGTACTGGCAGGATTGCCGAATGCGGGCAAGAGCACCCTGTTCAATCGCCTTCTGGGAAAACCGTCGGCGATTGTGTCGCCCGTGGCCGGCACGACTCGAGACTTTCTGTCCTCCGCGTGGGTAGTGGGAAGGTCCGAAGTGGAGTTGATCGACACGGCCGGCTGGGAACTGACCGATGATCCGGTCATGCGGCAGGCACAACGACAGCGGGCCGTTCAGCTTGGCGAATCAGACATTGTTCTGTGGTGTACCGCGGCGGACCTTCCGGACGACGGTTTGCTTCAAGATCAGAAAGCTCGGCAAAACGCGGCCAGCCTGTCAGCGCAACTGATCGACGTCTGCACGCGGTGCGACCTGGCATCGGCGGCTGCCGCGACCGTCGACGGTATTTCGCACGCTGTCCATCTGAGTGCGAAAACCGGTGCGGGCATTAACGACCTGGTGGCGGCACTGGATGACGCGCTGCTGAACGATGGATCGCCGAAATCAGAACTGCTTTCCAGCACCGCATTGCGCTGCCGCGAGAGCCTTTCCGGAGCAGCCGCTGCCATCAGGTCAGCACTTGCCGCGGCGAACGCAGGTTCCGGCGATGAGATCATCGCAATCGAACTGCGAGGATCGCTCCATCAACTGGCCGTCATCCTGGGCGAAGTTTATACGGACGACATTCTGGACCACATCTTCAGCCGTTTCTGCATCGGAAAGTGA
- the yidC gene encoding membrane protein insertase YidC translates to MDNRRFFLFILTSFSFLWLYTTFIAPKFFPPPKPVPADVNNVDANDAGNAAGTDEQPQQAASDTGDSPAEAPDTDKAADPGSIAADASPEPEIHPHTSVQLGSLDPASGYFLRVELSSAGAVIESVQLTDPKFRELTRQDEQVTVIGTNSTTDRTFSMAVDAIDNQLLPFQMSLETADWELVASTDDSATFAFVAPDRSLRVQKTFHLPRIDGTPEALRNAFHEVSAGYTIEVSVAVQNLADRRTSIAYELQGPVGILLENAEHTRKHRDIKVEFVGDKKDVTLAATAVQKLYAKYRDKASDAGKLLTDVQILPMLRENDQWTGVFRYAGVDVQFFAALVSPIDERPLEERLAEKWIDRTYPMMVQEDRRRKELSDISFRMASTPVALSPAGTPQDTVTHRFALFVGPKYRELLDAPPFEADSVLDYGTWFGFIARGMHALLNSLHKAGLPYFLAIVCLTVIVRGCLFPLSRKQAISAAKMKDLQPKINELKLKYGDDKEKMAKAQMELWRKHKINPLGGCLPLFLQFPVFIGLYTCLNTAVDLRLSRFLWIDNLAAPDSLFRMPFSLPFLGQDFNLLPCITVVLFLMQQKMFMPPPADEQQEVQQKMMNMMTLFFGVMFWHVPAGLCIYFIASSLWGIAERQLLGSTSSSTSTDADGTANEDEYVDPLAGDDSPKRVVQAGNRKAGNGAGNPQPARPPKVGFMQRLVEAAEQAQKQAEKSRKLETRGKKKKR, encoded by the coding sequence ATGGATAACCGACGTTTTTTCCTGTTCATCCTGACGTCGTTCAGCTTTCTCTGGCTGTACACGACGTTCATTGCGCCGAAGTTCTTTCCTCCGCCGAAACCCGTGCCGGCGGATGTGAACAACGTCGACGCCAATGATGCCGGCAACGCTGCCGGGACCGACGAGCAGCCGCAGCAGGCCGCTTCGGACACCGGCGATTCCCCGGCGGAGGCCCCCGATACTGACAAAGCGGCGGATCCCGGTTCCATCGCCGCTGACGCATCGCCGGAACCCGAAATTCACCCGCACACATCCGTCCAACTGGGAAGTCTTGATCCCGCCAGCGGGTACTTTCTTCGCGTTGAACTCAGTTCCGCAGGTGCCGTCATCGAAAGCGTGCAGTTGACCGATCCCAAGTTCCGCGAACTGACGCGGCAGGACGAACAGGTCACGGTCATCGGCACCAATTCGACAACCGACCGCACATTTTCAATGGCGGTTGACGCCATCGACAACCAGTTGCTGCCGTTCCAGATGTCACTGGAAACGGCGGACTGGGAACTGGTGGCGTCGACAGATGATTCGGCAACGTTCGCATTTGTTGCCCCGGACAGATCCCTGCGCGTGCAGAAGACGTTTCACCTGCCACGAATCGACGGGACACCGGAAGCCCTGCGGAATGCGTTCCACGAAGTATCCGCAGGCTACACGATTGAAGTCTCCGTGGCCGTGCAGAACCTTGCCGATCGCCGGACGTCGATCGCCTACGAACTTCAGGGACCGGTCGGCATCCTGTTGGAAAACGCCGAACACACTCGCAAGCATCGGGACATCAAGGTTGAGTTCGTTGGGGACAAAAAGGATGTAACGCTGGCGGCGACAGCCGTGCAGAAGCTGTACGCCAAATACCGCGACAAGGCATCGGATGCCGGAAAGCTGCTGACGGACGTTCAGATCCTGCCCATGCTGCGCGAAAACGATCAGTGGACGGGAGTGTTTCGATACGCGGGAGTCGACGTCCAGTTCTTTGCGGCTCTGGTCAGCCCGATCGACGAGCGACCGCTGGAAGAGCGGCTTGCCGAAAAGTGGATCGATCGGACATACCCGATGATGGTGCAGGAAGACCGCCGTCGGAAGGAGCTTTCCGATATCAGTTTTCGGATGGCGTCGACCCCCGTGGCCCTGTCGCCGGCCGGAACTCCGCAGGACACGGTCACCCATCGGTTCGCGCTGTTCGTCGGTCCGAAGTACCGCGAACTACTGGACGCTCCTCCGTTTGAAGCCGATTCCGTGCTGGATTACGGAACGTGGTTCGGCTTCATTGCCCGCGGCATGCACGCGCTGCTGAACAGCCTGCATAAGGCCGGTCTGCCGTACTTTCTGGCCATCGTGTGCCTGACGGTCATCGTGCGAGGCTGCCTGTTTCCGCTGTCTCGCAAGCAAGCCATCAGCGCCGCGAAGATGAAGGACCTGCAGCCGAAAATCAACGAACTGAAACTGAAGTACGGCGACGACAAGGAAAAAATGGCCAAGGCTCAGATGGAACTTTGGCGGAAGCATAAGATCAATCCGCTGGGAGGCTGTCTGCCGCTGTTTCTGCAGTTTCCGGTCTTCATCGGCCTCTATACGTGTCTGAACACGGCCGTCGATCTGCGGTTGTCCAGATTTCTGTGGATCGACAATCTGGCGGCACCGGATTCACTGTTCCGAATGCCGTTTTCGCTGCCGTTTCTGGGGCAGGACTTCAACCTGCTGCCGTGCATCACCGTCGTGCTGTTCCTGATGCAGCAAAAGATGTTTATGCCGCCGCCGGCCGATGAGCAGCAGGAAGTTCAGCAGAAGATGATGAACATGATGACGCTGTTCTTCGGCGTGATGTTCTGGCATGTACCGGCCGGACTGTGTATCTACTTCATCGCTTCGAGCCTGTGGGGTATCGCCGAACGCCAACTGCTGGGCAGCACGTCATCGTCGACTTCGACGGACGCGGACGGCACGGCGAATGAAGACGAATATGTCGATCCGCTGGCTGGCGACGATTCGCCAAAACGCGTTGTTCAGGCGGGCAACCGCAAAGCCGGAAACGGCGCGGGCAATCCACAACCTGCTCGGCCCCCGAAGGTCGGATTCATGCAGCGGCTTGTGGAAGCCGCAGAACAGGCACAAAAGCAGGCCGAAAAAAGCCGCAAGCTGGAAACCCGCGGCAAAAAGAAAAAACGGTAG
- the serA gene encoding phosphoglycerate dehydrogenase, with product MFRVLITDGLHDAGMRILNAARGIEPVVMSDLSPEQVRDELKTVDGIIIRSKTRLNADLLNGQKRLKVIVRAGVGVDNIDLDAATKAGILVMNTPTGNTTSTAEHTIAMMLALCRNIGAAAASMKAGKWDRKHFQGTQLSGKTLAIIGLGRIGLAVASRAKALEMKVLGYDPFLSEARAAEFGIELYRDVDDIVTKCDFLTVHTPMTPETRGIINAARLAAMKKGARIINCARGGIVDENDLADAIESGHIAGAALDVFTKEPPDDRRLIDLPQVLSTPHLGASTDEAQELVAVEAAEIITDYLLNNEIRYAINMAPVSGAEMQDMQHFLNLSYRLGLLSSQMIRGQSLKSAEIEYRGEAADKKTKLMTSAFATGLLESVLDESVNIINAASVAHSRGIKLTESASGECENFASMISVRLVTDQSTFEAAGTLFGHQFQRLVKLGPYSFEAFLDGRLMVYRHRDVPGLIGYIGTILGKHNVNIANMALGRSRNEPGGDSVAVLNLDNEPSTDAIQEILKHKEVLGVELVHLPVAGAGLPWLSGD from the coding sequence GTGTTCCGCGTTTTGATCACTGATGGCCTGCATGATGCCGGGATGAGGATTCTGAATGCCGCACGGGGAATTGAACCGGTCGTGATGAGCGACCTGTCCCCGGAACAGGTCCGCGACGAACTGAAAACCGTCGACGGTATCATCATCCGCAGCAAGACCCGACTGAACGCCGACCTGCTGAACGGCCAGAAACGACTGAAAGTGATTGTCCGCGCGGGTGTGGGAGTCGACAACATTGACCTGGATGCCGCCACGAAGGCCGGCATTCTGGTGATGAATACTCCCACCGGAAACACCACCAGCACCGCGGAACACACGATCGCCATGATGCTGGCTCTGTGCCGCAATATCGGAGCCGCCGCGGCCAGCATGAAGGCCGGCAAATGGGACCGGAAGCACTTCCAGGGAACACAGCTTTCCGGCAAGACGCTGGCGATCATCGGTCTGGGCCGCATCGGGCTGGCCGTCGCCAGTCGAGCCAAAGCGCTGGAAATGAAGGTGCTGGGCTACGATCCGTTTCTTTCCGAAGCCAGAGCCGCCGAATTCGGAATTGAACTGTACCGCGACGTCGACGACATCGTCACGAAATGCGATTTTCTGACCGTCCATACTCCCATGACGCCGGAGACCAGGGGCATCATCAACGCGGCACGGCTGGCTGCCATGAAGAAGGGAGCCCGCATTATCAACTGCGCCCGCGGCGGAATCGTCGACGAAAACGACCTGGCCGACGCCATCGAATCCGGTCACATCGCCGGAGCCGCCCTGGATGTCTTCACCAAAGAGCCGCCCGATGACAGACGCCTGATCGACCTGCCGCAGGTGCTCAGCACACCGCATCTGGGAGCATCCACGGACGAGGCTCAGGAACTGGTCGCCGTCGAAGCGGCCGAAATCATTACCGACTACCTGCTGAATAACGAAATCCGTTATGCCATCAATATGGCCCCGGTTTCCGGCGCGGAAATGCAGGATATGCAGCACTTCCTGAACCTCAGCTACCGACTGGGCCTGCTGTCGTCTCAAATGATTCGAGGCCAGTCGCTGAAGTCAGCGGAAATCGAATACCGGGGCGAAGCGGCTGACAAAAAGACGAAACTGATGACATCCGCGTTCGCCACCGGACTTCTGGAATCCGTGCTCGACGAATCCGTGAATATCATCAACGCAGCCTCCGTGGCACATAGCCGCGGAATCAAACTGACGGAATCCGCCAGCGGCGAATGTGAAAACTTCGCCTCGATGATTTCCGTCAGGCTGGTTACCGACCAATCGACGTTTGAGGCCGCGGGAACGCTGTTCGGACATCAGTTTCAGAGACTTGTCAAACTCGGCCCGTACAGCTTCGAAGCGTTTCTGGACGGGCGGCTGATGGTGTACCGGCATCGCGACGTGCCCGGACTGATCGGCTATATCGGTACGATCCTGGGCAAGCACAACGTCAACATTGCCAACATGGCTCTGGGGCGATCCCGGAATGAACCAGGCGGCGATTCCGTGGCCGTACTGAATCTGGACAATGAACCGTCGACTGATGCAATTCAGGAGATCCTGAAGCACAAGGAAGTTCTGGGAGTCGAACTGGTTCACCTGCCCGTCGCCGGCGCCGGCCTGCCGTGGCTAAGCGGTGATTGA
- a CDS encoding S41 family peptidase, with translation MQRRGLVHSLLAVCVLAIAFTSASPAAEQVDLSEFTSAATAARHGETLEADRQWIDAIRFYETALKRWPEDEDLRYGLRRTRVQFGVDRRYSDRSFEEQLLAKGRAESLDMLEDVIRRIQDEYVDNISVTRLVAHGTESLYMALTNDRFLTSNGSDKAADHVDRVKKELIRNYWNRPVKSALEARSVVTTVCELVRRELGIRDSVVVMEYVFGACNALDDYSDFLTPDRYNDLFGSIQGEFVGIGIEMEADKGHGMHLVNVLLDSPAEEGGLRPGDHIVEISGQDCREMSTDEAARLLRGKSGSTVRLTFESPDGTTASGSFTRRSVQVRSVTRALIIDERQKIGYIRLAGFQSSTPEEMSDALRQLEREGMRALIWDLRGNPGGLLDTAASVADQFIDEGTLVSTEGRADSQAQTFTAQYFGTRNYPLVLLVDENSASASEIVAGAIRDHARGRIVGRKTYGKWSVQSIIQMPGNTGLKLTTAKFYSPDHKNYAGKGLEPDELVELPKGVQRTFFRGRTGEEISEDPDVARGLQVLTAQITGNPVAERVRSPVRQGLGE, from the coding sequence ATGCAGCGACGTGGTCTGGTTCACAGCCTGCTGGCCGTGTGCGTACTGGCGATTGCATTCACATCCGCGTCACCGGCCGCCGAACAGGTCGATCTTTCGGAATTCACATCGGCGGCCACAGCCGCACGGCACGGCGAGACGCTTGAAGCCGACCGACAGTGGATCGATGCCATTCGATTCTACGAAACCGCTCTGAAACGCTGGCCCGAAGACGAGGATCTCCGTTACGGCCTGCGGCGCACGCGAGTTCAGTTTGGTGTCGACCGGCGATACTCCGACCGCAGCTTCGAAGAACAACTGCTGGCCAAAGGCCGTGCTGAATCGCTGGACATGCTGGAAGACGTCATTCGCCGCATTCAGGACGAATACGTTGACAATATCTCCGTCACCCGGCTTGTCGCTCACGGGACCGAAAGTCTCTACATGGCGCTGACCAATGATCGGTTTCTGACCAGCAATGGTTCCGATAAGGCGGCTGACCATGTTGATCGCGTTAAGAAGGAACTGATTCGCAACTACTGGAATCGTCCCGTCAAAAGCGCACTGGAAGCGCGCAGTGTTGTCACCACCGTCTGTGAACTCGTTCGCCGTGAACTGGGAATTCGAGACTCTGTCGTTGTGATGGAATACGTCTTCGGCGCCTGCAACGCTCTGGACGACTACAGCGATTTCCTGACTCCCGACCGGTACAACGACCTGTTCGGTTCCATTCAGGGCGAATTCGTCGGCATCGGCATCGAAATGGAAGCCGACAAGGGCCACGGAATGCATCTGGTCAACGTCCTGCTGGACAGCCCCGCCGAAGAAGGCGGCCTGCGTCCCGGCGACCATATTGTCGAAATCTCCGGTCAGGACTGCCGGGAAATGTCAACGGACGAAGCCGCCCGGTTGCTTCGCGGCAAATCGGGCAGCACCGTCCGCCTGACGTTCGAATCGCCGGACGGGACCACCGCGTCGGGCAGCTTTACGCGTCGCTCCGTGCAGGTCCGCAGCGTCACACGCGCCCTGATCATCGACGAGCGGCAGAAGATCGGCTACATCCGACTGGCCGGCTTTCAGAGTTCCACGCCCGAGGAAATGTCCGACGCGCTTCGTCAGCTTGAACGCGAAGGCATGCGAGCACTGATCTGGGACCTGCGGGGCAACCCGGGCGGACTGCTGGACACGGCCGCATCCGTCGCGGATCAGTTCATCGACGAAGGAACACTGGTCTCGACCGAAGGCCGCGCCGACAGCCAGGCTCAGACCTTTACCGCGCAATACTTCGGCACACGCAACTATCCGCTGGTCCTGCTGGTTGACGAAAACAGCGCCAGCGCCAGCGAAATTGTGGCCGGGGCCATCCGGGACCACGCTCGCGGCCGGATCGTCGGTCGGAAAACCTACGGTAAGTGGTCCGTGCAAAGCATTATTCAGATGCCGGGAAACACCGGACTGAAACTGACAACCGCCAAATTCTATTCACCCGATCACAAGAACTACGCGGGCAAGGGGCTGGAACCGGATGAACTGGTGGAGCTTCCGAAAGGCGTTCAGCGAACATTCTTCCGCGGACGCACCGGCGAAGAAATCAGCGAAGACCCGGACGTGGCGCGAGGGCTGCAGGTGCTGACGGCTCAGATCACCGGCAATCCTGTGGCCGAACGAGTGAGGTCTCCCGTGCGACAGGGACTGGGCGAATGA
- a CDS encoding metallophosphoesterase family protein, translating to MKALISDIHGNLEALEAVLADIRSKEISEIYCLGDIVGYGPNPCECIDRVMDLDMCLLGNHDQAALFDPEGFNAGAERAIFWTRSVLEGSSGAQAERRWEFLGELNRRYMSDDERTMYVHGSARNPLNEYVFPDDIYNQVKMEKIFALVPQYCFQGHTHIPGVFTERLEFLAPEEIDFRYQLNEVKVMINVGSVGQPRNNDPRSSYVTVDGNEVRFHRVEYDFNATAEKIYAIPDLDNFLGDRLREGR from the coding sequence TTGAAAGCACTCATTAGTGATATTCACGGCAATCTGGAAGCCCTGGAGGCCGTGCTGGCGGATATCCGGTCGAAGGAGATTTCGGAGATCTATTGCCTGGGCGACATCGTCGGGTACGGGCCCAATCCCTGCGAGTGTATCGATCGGGTGATGGACCTGGACATGTGCCTGCTGGGCAATCATGACCAGGCGGCCCTGTTCGACCCGGAAGGATTTAACGCTGGTGCCGAACGCGCCATCTTCTGGACGCGTTCCGTTCTGGAAGGATCGTCGGGTGCTCAGGCGGAGCGGCGCTGGGAGTTTCTCGGCGAACTCAACCGCCGCTACATGAGCGACGACGAACGCACCATGTACGTCCACGGTTCGGCCCGCAATCCGCTGAATGAGTACGTGTTTCCGGACGACATCTACAATCAGGTGAAGATGGAAAAGATCTTCGCCCTGGTGCCGCAATACTGTTTTCAGGGCCACACGCACATTCCCGGCGTGTTTACGGAACGACTCGAATTCCTGGCCCCGGAAGAAATCGACTTCCGGTACCAGCTCAATGAAGTGAAGGTGATGATCAACGTCGGGTCCGTCGGTCAGCCGCGTAACAATGACCCGCGTTCATCGTATGTGACTGTCGATGGGAACGAAGTGCGGTTCCATCGCGTCGAATACGATTTCAATGCCACTGCCGAAAAGATCTACGCGATTCCCGATCTGGACAACTTTCTGGGCGATCGACTTCGCGAAGGCCGATAG